The DNA window ATTACCCACGGTCGCTATCTCGCGGAAATCGAAGTTTCCATTCTGGACCGCGCTGATTCGCCCTCCGAGGTTACACTATGTCAACTAACCCTCCCTACTTCGCTCACCCTGACGGGTTCGCTCGTTGAGGGAGGGGCTTGTCCGTGAGCTCAGCCTCAAACCCGTCCGGGTGGGCGGAGAATCCGCCACTTGGCGTCACCGTTCCAGACTTTAGGGCGAGTTGACTGTCGCCCGTCCGCCGAGACGACTGTTGGCCTCGACGGACATACCGCATCCCGATGTTCTTCGCCGCATTGTAGTCCGCGTTCGCTTCCGATTCGCACTTCACGCACCGGAAGTCCGTGCGAGTTCGGCGATTCTCGTCTGCCGTGAATCCACACTCGGCGCACCGTTGCGACGTGTACGCCGACCCCACTTGCTTCACTGAGATGCCGACTGCTTCGGCTTTGTACGCCACTTGCTCGTACAGGGTTCGGAACGCCCACTTGTGCCCCCACGACGCACCCGTTCGGTCGCGGATGTCGGTCAAGTCCTCGAACGCGATCACGTCGCACTCGTATCGAAGTGCTTCATCCACAATCGCGTTCGACGCTTGGTGAACCACATCACGAACGTATCGTCGTTCGCGTCCACTTGATTGTTCGAGCGTTCTGTGGGCGCTTCGCGTGCCTGTCTGTTGGAGTTTCGCACGGACTTTCTCGAACTCGCGGAGGTTGTGTGAGAGTTCGCGCCCATTGATGAATCGTGCTGTGCTGGTGACGGCGAGGTTTTCGCTACCGAGGTCGACCCCGAGAACCGTTCCGTCCTCGGCGGTGTCTTGCTCAGTGTCGGTCTTGGGTCGGCGGAAGCCGATGTGTAAAAAGTAGTCGCCGTCACGAGCGGTGAGCGTGCTTTCCGTGACGCTCCAGTGGTCGGAGTCGAGGTACTGCCGTTGGTAGCCATCCTCGGCTTCAGGGAGAGCAAGTTCACATCGGACGCGACTCTCCGTCGTGGAGAGTGACACTGTATCGTCATCGAACAGCGTCATCGTTCGAGTGTCGTACGTTACCGTGGGTGCGGTGAACGTGGGTTTACTGACCTGCTTGCCGTTCGAGCGGCGTTCGAGACAGCCGGTGATGGCTTGTGCGGCGTGGTGGGTGGCGAGGATCGCGTGCTGACTCCCGAGGTCGGTTTCCTCGCGCACGTCGTCGTAGGCGAGGGGTTGTACGTCGCTCTTGGCGTTACACTTCCCCCACGCCATGTCCGTGGCGAGTTGGCACCCACGCTTCCACTCGGAGATGGTTTCCTCAAGCAACTCGCGTTGCTCATCGTCTACCGAGAGACGAGTGATTGCCGTCCGACGCACGTGGTCGTCTGCCACAGTTTCAATGTGTATGAGCGGCTATTTATAACCGGGTGTTTGTTACAGATACGAACGCGCTCCCTACTCGCTCCCTTCGGTCGCTCCTTGAGGAAGGGGACTCCGCGCTACCGCTTCAGTTGAAGTCGAAGATACTGCTGGAAATCAATTCATCGTCGGCAGTGTTGCTGATCAAATGAACTCGCTGGCAATCGGGGAGACGTATCGCATAGAACATGGACTCGGCATTAACCCCGATTTCAACGCCCAGGACGCGTTCCCAGATCAGTTCGAGCAAGCCGCGTCTCACGACTGCCCCGAATGTGGCTCAGATCTAACCTTCGAGCCCGGAGTCGAATCACTTCCAAACGCAGTCAGTAGCGCACTCACCCAACAAGGACACAAAGGCCTACACCTCGTAATCACCGAAGAATCAGCACTCCATCAGCTCACGGACACGGATGATTGGCGACCGTTCCGAGAATCAAAGAGTCCTCGCACCCCTCAGCACCACTATCGGTGTACTGATTGCTCGCTATCAATTCCCGAAGGTGAATTAGATCGGTATCTCGCACATGGCGGACGACCAGTCGAAAACTATGCAGATGAAGCGGCCATGCTGGAGTCGTCAATGGCCGATACATCAGAATCGCTCGGGATGGCTACTGGTGGTGCCAAGGACATCGATAACTTTCGGGACAATATCTCAGAGGGGTATCTGCCTGGCGACGATGCACTCACAACTGAAGGACTGTTTTACGACTACTACTTCGACACAGGCGATGACCGCGACGACAAGAACAGTCTCTTCTATCCATCGTACAGCACGGCAGTCACCAACCATCCCCTCACAGATCGGACCGAACACTACCTGACCGTCGGCCTCAATTCCACAATCAGCGTCGAAGAGTTCGAACGCCGGCAAATCAACCTGGTCGCCGTTCTCGATGTCTCCGGATCGATGGGCAGCCAGTTCGATCAGTACTACTACGATGAATCCGGGCAACGCCGATCAGTGGACTCGGCATCGAGTACAACGAAAATGGCTGCTGCGACAGACTCCCTCGCAGCCCTCACCACGCACTTGGAAGCGGACGATCGGCTCGGAGTCGTCCTCTATAACTCACAAGCCCACATCGCCAAACCACTCTCGCTCGTCGGCGAGACAGATATGGACGCGATCCGTGGCCACATTCGTGATGTGACAGCTGGTGGTGGAACAAATATGAGTGCCGGCCTTGAGACCGCGATCGATCTCCTCGCAGACCACGAGGATGCAGATGCGACGCAAATCGAGAACCGGATCGTATTCCTGACGGATATGATGCCGAATACTGGTGCAACCGGGAGCAACACGATCACCGACACGGTTGCGGACGCAGCGACACGAGGCATCCACACGACGTTTATTGGGATGGGACTCGACGAAAACCCTGATCTGGCGGACTCACTCTCGAAAATCCGGGGAGCAAACCACTACTTCGTCCACTCCGCTACGGAATTCAAGCAACGACTCGACGACGAATTCGAGTATATGGTCACACCACTAGTGTTCGATCTCCAACTGGAGCTGGACGGAGATGGCGAGATCGACGCCATCTACGGGAGTCCCAACTCGGACCGATCGACCGGCAAAATCATGTCCGTCTCAACATTGTTCCCATCGCCAACGACCGACGGCGAAACTCGAGGTGGAGTCATACTGTTACGTCTCGATGACTCTCCCTCGGAGTCGATGGATCTTGTTGCAAGTTGGGAAGAGATCGACGGCACCATCGAATCGGATCGAGTTCACATCTCACCCGCTGCTGAGTCACCAGAGCACTTCGAAACAAGTGGAATCAAAAAAGCGGTGTGTCTCGCCCGGTATGCCAGCACGCTTCAAGACTGGCTCACCGCCGTACGTGGCAACGACGACTGGACTCCGATGAACGGCCAGCAACACGGACAGTGGGAACGAGACTCCGACCAGCTCCGCGTCCCAGAGCAATATCAAGAGAAGTTCCGGACGATTCAGACCTACATCGACGAGACAGCAGACGACATCGATGACGCACTACAGCAGGAAGTTTCCTTACTCGACACGCTCATCGAGTATCAACGCCCACGTCCCGACCACGACTTGTCCGATCAAGCGCTAGACCGTCTCGGCGACCTCGTCGAGTTGGAACCAACATCGAACGGCGAACTCGCAGAGGCTTGGGGAGTAAAGACCGGGACTGAAGTCCACGCCTACCTCGAATCCGAACTTGAAGGATATTATCGACGCGACAAAAACCATATGCTCCGACCGACAGAGAAAGCTATGGAGCTAACGCAAACCCAACTATAGCTTCCCTTCGCAGTGTCGAATGGCGTCTCACACCGTGACTTCTGATTCAAATACCTCTATCTGATACTAGGTCGGTTGTGGGCGGGACAGTCAGCCCGATCTCTCCTTGTCGGATGTGCTTGACGAAGTCCCACGCGTGGTAGTGCTCCCAGCCATCGACGTGCCCCAGATCGAGATCGTCGACGGCGATATATCCCTCGGCATCCGGGAACAATTCCGCGAGAATGCGGAGGCGTTCTTCACGTTCAGGCCACCACTCATAGTACCCGTACTCGTCCTGCTCACCAAGCGCATCGATGTACTCGTCACGCCGCCGAATTGACTCCACTGTGCCCGGGATATCTGCTTCCTCGACGAGGTCCTGATTCCCGATCGCCCAGACTTCATGACCGGCTTCGTGTGCCCAGTACCGCACCCACTCAAGCGGCACCGCTTCTCGCCGCGGATGCGGATTCACGTCCACCGTCCAGTCCCGATCGAACGCCAGGATGTACATCATGCTACGTCGACGAGTCGCTTGGCCAACGTTTCGAGTTCGTCGGTCTCGTCGATAGCATTCAGCCATCGATCCGGAAGCTGTGACGCCCCGAACCGTGCCCCAGCGACCGCACCCGCAATCGCGCCAATCGTGTCCGTGTCACCGCCGCGATTCACGGCCGTCACTACCGCTTCCTCGGCACTGTCCGAAACGAGGCCATCGTGGAGGGCCGTCTGCAGCGAATGCACAACGTACCCTGACGTTTCCAGCGTGCCGGGTGAGTCACCACGTGCGAGTGGTTCGAGCGCCGTCACGAGTTCATCAGGCGCGTCTACACTGACGTAGTCGAGGGCGTCCTGCAACGGTGTGTCCACATCTTCGAGGAGACCAGCCACCGTGAGGTTCAGAACCGCACAGCCCTCTGTACACCGTGGATCCGCGTGCGTGATCTGCGAGGATTGGCGACTCACCTCGGCGAGTCGGTCCCAGTCACTCGCGTACGGGATAGCGAGCGGCGGGCACCGCATCACACTCCCGTTCCCCGCGTTCTGCCCTTCTCGGCTTTGCTCCCAAACGTGCTTACCCGCCTCGTCCCACGCGTCGCCGTGTTTGAGCCGGCTGAGCGACTTCATCGTCATCCGCCCGATGTCGAACGGGCCGCTATCGTACCACGCGACGAACCGGTCAGCGATGTCTGCTGGGTCGAAACCCTGCTGTTCGGCGAGGCTCCGTGTGATGCACAGCGCCTGCTCGGTGTCGTCTGTGATCGTGCCCGCGGGCTGGTTCCACGTGCCGTGCCCAATCATCTCGTCGAGTCGGCCGTGCTCAGCACTGATCTCCGACGCGGAGTTGAACTCAACCGGCCGGCCAAGCGCATCCCCACACGCTAACCCAAGCAACATCCCACTGGCTCGATCTGAATCCATACGTCACTCAACGACTACGCCAGAGAAAAACGTCAGGGGGAGGTCATTCGCCAGGCTTCGTTCCCGTGCGGCGATTTTCCCGGTACTGCGCCCATATCTGGTACATTTCCACTCGTTCCTCTTCGGTCATCGTCTCGTGCTCATCCTCGTCGTAAAACGGGAGCTCATCCTTCTCAGGCATCGCCATCACCTGCCCAAGCGGGTAGAGCTGCTCGTAGTAGTGCTCCAACACCCAGTCTTCGCCGTGCTCATCAACGGCTTGCTGGATATATGGGGTGGCTTCTGGGTACTCATCAGCGGGTGTCTCAGTCATTAGTCGTCATTTGTTCGTCTGAGTTGCTGGGGTAGTGCTCCCACGAGTCTATGGTTACGCGTCCGTGAATTCGGCGAGTGAGTGGTTCGTGCTGGTACTGTTCCACTTGCCGATTTGAATGAGGTCAAACGTATCGAGTGGGGCTTCTAATACATCGCCGACCTCGGTGTGCACCGCGGTGGGGAGACTGTCGACGGGGATCGCGGTGAGCGCGTGCTGGGTGAGGAAGTAACTGGTTGCGAGGTTCGTTGGGGCGACGACGATGACATCCTCGCCATCAACGTCGTTGAGCGCGAGCTGGGCATCACGGTACTGGCGCACCGTCGCATCCAGGTCATCGACGGGAAAGAGACAGCCAGCAGCACCGTACTCGATACTCGCCCCCGCCGACCCGAAATGTCCTTTGGACATAATTAGATAGAAATATATGTCCAATAAGCATTAACTTTGTGGTGGATGGGTCGATCAATCTGCTGCTCCCGTACGTCTTGTTCCCCAGTTTGAGTTCCGGATTGAGAGAAACTTGTTACAAGAGGTGTACAAAATACAGAGGATGGGCCAAGTACGGTCACTATTCGAAGCAATCCCGGAAATAGACTAGTCCGCGCTAGACAGCATCTGAATACTGCGTATCGATCACGCGGTCCCGCCCACAGACGAAGAGGATGAAACGATTCAACTACTCGTAGTAACTTACGCGCTCAACAACTTCCGCGAAGGCGACATTCTCACGTACATCAGTAATATCGATAGTGACACGTTCGCTCTGTTCAGTGTCGGGAACGATAACGACGAACCCGCGATCAACACGGGTAATCCCGTCGCCTTGGTCACCAATGTTTTCGATTTCGACGGTCC is part of the Halorubrum aethiopicum genome and encodes:
- a CDS encoding ADP-ribosylglycohydrolase family protein, producing MDSDRASGMLLGLACGDALGRPVEFNSASEISAEHGRLDEMIGHGTWNQPAGTITDDTEQALCITRSLAEQQGFDPADIADRFVAWYDSGPFDIGRMTMKSLSRLKHGDAWDEAGKHVWEQSREGQNAGNGSVMRCPPLAIPYASDWDRLAEVSRQSSQITHADPRCTEGCAVLNLTVAGLLEDVDTPLQDALDYVSVDAPDELVTALEPLARGDSPGTLETSGYVVHSLQTALHDGLVSDSAEEAVVTAVNRGGDTDTIGAIAGAVAGARFGASQLPDRWLNAIDETDELETLAKRLVDVA
- a CDS encoding RNA-guided endonuclease InsQ/TnpB family protein, giving the protein MADDHVRRTAITRLSVDDEQRELLEETISEWKRGCQLATDMAWGKCNAKSDVQPLAYDDVREETDLGSQHAILATHHAAQAITGCLERRSNGKQVSKPTFTAPTVTYDTRTMTLFDDDTVSLSTTESRVRCELALPEAEDGYQRQYLDSDHWSVTESTLTARDGDYFLHIGFRRPKTDTEQDTAEDGTVLGVDLGSENLAVTSTARFINGRELSHNLREFEKVRAKLQQTGTRSAHRTLEQSSGRERRYVRDVVHQASNAIVDEALRYECDVIAFEDLTDIRDRTGASWGHKWAFRTLYEQVAYKAEAVGISVKQVGSAYTSQRCAECGFTADENRRTRTDFRCVKCESEANADYNAAKNIGMRYVRRGQQSSRRTGDSQLALKSGTVTPSGGFSAHPDGFEAELTDKPLPQRANPSG
- a CDS encoding DUF5797 family protein codes for the protein MNSLAIGETYRIEHGLGINPDFNAQDAFPDQFEQAASHDCPECGSDLTFEPGVESLPNAVSSALTQQGHKGLHLVITEESALHQLTDTDDWRPFRESKSPRTPQHHYRCTDCSLSIPEGELDRYLAHGGRPVENYADEAAMLESSMADTSESLGMATGGAKDIDNFRDNISEGYLPGDDALTTEGLFYDYYFDTGDDRDDKNSLFYPSYSTAVTNHPLTDRTEHYLTVGLNSTISVEEFERRQINLVAVLDVSGSMGSQFDQYYYDESGQRRSVDSASSTTKMAAATDSLAALTTHLEADDRLGVVLYNSQAHIAKPLSLVGETDMDAIRGHIRDVTAGGGTNMSAGLETAIDLLADHEDADATQIENRIVFLTDMMPNTGATGSNTITDTVADAATRGIHTTFIGMGLDENPDLADSLSKIRGANHYFVHSATEFKQRLDDEFEYMVTPLVFDLQLELDGDGEIDAIYGSPNSDRSTGKIMSVSTLFPSPTTDGETRGGVILLRLDDSPSESMDLVASWEEIDGTIESDRVHISPAAESPEHFETSGIKKAVCLARYASTLQDWLTAVRGNDDWTPMNGQQHGQWERDSDQLRVPEQYQEKFRTIQTYIDETADDIDDALQQEVSLLDTLIEYQRPRPDHDLSDQALDRLGDLVELEPTSNGELAEAWGVKTGTEVHAYLESELEGYYRRDKNHMLRPTEKAMELTQTQL